Below is a window of Nicotiana tabacum cultivar K326 chromosome 19, ASM71507v2, whole genome shotgun sequence DNA.
TATACACTGATAATGTAAAAGTTTTTTTATACTACTACTATAGTTTGACCTGTATATTAGTCGAACCAAGTTACAACCAATTACTTGAAATTACCTTAGAAGTGACTttgattgtataaatatttttgcGATGTCAATGCATATCAATTAagctgaatatatatatatatctgtaaaGTCTTTacctttaaatttttattttctcctgTAGTCATAGAAATAACATAAGATATTTAAGACCAACGTATTCTAAGAATACTTTTGATATGGTTCGtgagtaattttttttcttaaattttgcaCCCAATTGCAATATAAAATGAATGGAAGAAAATACTTCGTTTGCAATTGTTTAAAAAAGTTAGATATCAAAGGAAGTGAAATAATACTATGGATTCTAAAGCATCAAATCTTTTTTGGGAAAACACATCTTAAAATTACTAGGctatttcttcttatttattcACACCTTGATAGATAGAGTTATCTGGTATTTGTTGTCGAGGGAAGTAGCAGAAATCCCGTGAAATTTATCGAGATGTGCACAAACTGGCCCGGACACAATGAAATGAATATTTAGAAAGGCAACAATGGAGCATTACCAATTCATTTTCGAAAACTAAAATGAACTGGCCTGAACCTACTACACCAAGGAATTACAACATTGTATCTTGTTGATAAAGATATTAATTAAAACGTTTTCCTAATTATAAATGAAGTTTGACTGAAAATTTAATTTCTTCACAAAGGATAAATATCAAAGTGGTGGGGGAGGGACTTGATGCTAATTATGTTTGTTGAAATCTATGACCAATAACAAAAAAATGTTGTGCACGTGTTTCATTCCGTTCTAATTAGTTGATTTCTTTGTGTTTTTGGAATAATTTGTAGATTTGATGGCAAAGATTTTTTGACAAGATTTAAGGGAAAGAAGATTATGTATGTTGGGGATTCTTTGAGTCTTAATAATTTTGAATCCCTTCTCTGCTTACTTAATGCTGCAGTCCCAGATGCAAAATTCAATCAAGAGATATATAAGGAAAATGTCACTGTTACATTTCTGGTAAAACTCTTTTTTTGTTTATGCAAATTATGTACATATAAATCATAATGAGATCTATGCGGCACAAATTCAAAATagtcaaataaggaaatattatTTACATCAAATGTTGTGCGTGTGTGTTGTAGAAcactgaaattatttttttttattgcagGATTATGGAGTTCAAGTCGTATTATTTCATTCGAACCTTTTAGTAGACATTGAAATTGAGCCTATGGGACGAGTGTTGAAACTCGACTCAATTAAAAACGGACAAATTTGGAAGGAATTTGACTTGTTGATTTTCAATACTTGGCTTTGGTATTCAACACGAGGACCCCAACAACCGTATGTTGATTAACAtccatattttcttaattttttttctacTCTTAGCTTTATTCCGCTGAAAGGAGTCTCAGATAAATTATCACTTTTTGACTAAGTCACTGGTACAAGTAATCGGGCCCACACATAGTCGAGCTTAATTGCTTTTTtgaactttattattattatttaaagaaATTTAAGTTCACGATGTGTGAATATTGGTTGAAGGTGGGATTTTATTGAAGTTGGTGGCAAAATATCGAAAGATATGGACCGGGTAGAAGCTTTCCGGGCTGGACTAAATACATGGGCCAAATGGGTTGAAACAGATGTGGATACAAACAAAACCAAAGTTTCCTTTCAAGGAGCATCTCCAGCCCATTACCAgtaagtatttttattttatttatttatatagtaCTACTATTTTTTGAGCTATAATATTAAGTAGGCGTTTGGCCAtaagttttggaaaaaaaaaatcaaaaagattcAAATATGTGTTTGTTTATAGAATAAATTtagtttttgggagattttgaaaaTCAAAACTTCAAATCCCAAATATAGTTTAAACCCTCTATTTGGGCCAAATCATGACCATTTGGGACTTTTTAGCTTGGAATAAAAATATGACTTTTTAACAATTTCACATCAAACTTCACTAAAATCggctttttcaaaaatatttgggaatttatgtccaaacgggtcCTACGTCAATATTGTTTTTTCTTGTAATTATATCTTTAATTACTACTAATTATTTTATAATGGATGTTCAGTGGATCGGATTGGGGTGAACCTAATGTGAACAATTGCTTGAACGAAACAACTCCAGTAAATGGATCAACATACCCAAGTGGCTTACCTGTTGCTGTAGAAATAGTGAAAGAAGTGTTGAGTAATATTTCAAAACCAGTATTTTTACTTGACATAACAAAACTCTCACAACTGAGAAAAGATGGGCATCCTAGCAAATACAATGCTTTTAAAGGCATGGATTGTACTCATTGGTGCCTTGCTGGAGTTCCTGATACTTGGAATCAGATTTTTTATGGATCTCTTATTTAATTTAGAGAATATACAGTCAAAGTACTGACCGTAGAAAATAGGAATTTTGTGTCTTAAAGAAATATATACAGTCAAACATTTCTATAATAGCCTCgtttattttggatatttttggATATTATAGCAAATttttgttatagagaacatatattttAACAGAACATAAAATTTGGTTCCGAAATAACTTGACTTTTATAATGAAGTGATATTATATAAAAATGTTGTTATAGATAGGTCTGACCGTAGAACATACATTCGAGTATGATTTTGTGGCGTAACGGCTTATGCCATTGTGCAGTTTTTTATTCAATATGATGaggtattatatatatatatatatatatatatatatatatatatatatatatatatatatatatatatatatatatatatatatatatatattcctttgTGTCCAAGATCACCTCTCTAGTTGTCAATTTTACTTCTGTTGCACATATAAATgtcaaagaaagaaaacaacctATTAATCAAACTAaagaaatcaaaacaaaagttcCCTTCATCTTCATCACCTAATTAAGAACACGAGACGCACTAGAAATCAGATCAATATGCTCtccactgaagaagaagaagagacttcttgtttggatgattgttacctGCTCTATTGTATCGTagtgttactttaaatacaatatttgttttgattattacttaaattttattgtatcgtatcattAAATctatcgttacgtaacgacgaaaagtATCACTTTATGAAATgcccgatttggtgtggtcgcgtcattacctttttttttctcatcttgccgttccttattattaaataattctattttatcatttactcttacctttttatataataattctacctcataccttactttttctttataatattgcaagttcattcttcatattgttggtgcatgataTCATGAAAAGACGATAAATAATACAatatatccaaaatcaaaacgatATAGTACAGTACATTACAACACAACACAACACaacacaacacaatacaatacaatacaatacaatacaatacaatataatatattatgaaaggatacataacaaccatccaaacaagatgTAAGGATATGGTATGTATCCAAGAATCTTTATTAAGCATAAAACTTTGAGTTCAATTTGAAAAAAAACGTGATTTTCATAACAATCTGAATAAGGTACATATCACAAGGCTCCTTTTATAGGATTATATGCAATTAGATGAGAGCTAGCTTGCATATCTCAAATAGAAAATAGGGTGGTCAAATTTAAACGAATGATCATGTTTAATATTCAAGTATTTTCT
It encodes the following:
- the LOC107806195 gene encoding protein trichome birefringence-like 41, producing the protein MLNPHLSTIILSFFLFLLLFLLLRIKMGKAIIEEFSFLLLIAVVGLAVFGTSKANAEIKSCDLFEGSWIFDNSYPLYNSTACPFIRKEFNCIKFGRSNLEYLKYKWQPTGCALPRFDGKDFLTRFKGKKIMYVGDSLSLNNFESLLCLLNAAVPDAKFNQEIYKENVTVTFLDYGVQVVLFHSNLLVDIEIEPMGRVLKLDSIKNGQIWKEFDLLIFNTWLWYSTRGPQQPWDFIEVGGKISKDMDRVEAFRAGLNTWAKWVETDVDTNKTKVSFQGASPAHYHGSDWGEPNVNNCLNETTPVNGSTYPSGLPVAVEIVKEVLSNISKPVFLLDITKLSQLRKDGHPSKYNAFKGMDCTHWCLAGVPDTWNQIFYGSLI